The Ziziphus jujuba cultivar Dongzao chromosome 1, ASM3175591v1 genome segment agtaaaaaaattcccgccaggaggaaaaaaagagaaaatattttcctcggggtggaaaattttccagaaccaaaataacatacacctaacgggattttcaaaccagcgcataatacattatacattagtagtgtacattatacattgcttCGTAAAGATaacctatagatatattatggtttcacattcaaacctcccattaaattcaaacaaaaacacaacttcacaatagttttaatttcacattaaacattctaaccatgcaacacaaacatttctgtcacaccaaataaaacaatattataagcatagcgcataatgacaaggttcaaaattgtaaaactcattcaatacaacacaactaaaggttttcagataagttcgttacattaaagcgaaattagtttgcaaaatattttctatgttatacagagaagcaacttacattaatgggggacaaaccaccaccaatgcttctctatctatttattatatatctctctctctttatctatctctgtgagtgtatgtgtaattttatcagcttgcacttgtaactccacgatcgcaaattttgtgcttcaattttctgctcagtccatcagttgctcctccaatgctgaaagaaatagaaaatcaaattagtaaccatgcagcaatcaaatttagcatattatatgtgtaagatgtgcatatgaacaagagcatatgagaaatttggaaattttccaccaacagaaaaaaaccacaagaagcataaacccttttaaacaaatataatccatACAATTAGTTATGTCTAACCAGTCATAAGCCAGATCTCAACATGAACaccaagaaaaacaactaaCACTCCAGTTAAAATCTCTGTTCTGGTTGCCTAAATATGACCTATCAGTATCACAATAATGCAGCCTAGATACAAGTGAATCAATAGCCttacaagaaagaaaaatcaacctcCCTACACGTAAGTTCACATAAACAATTAGGTAGGCAGATTTCCAATCTTCTCCTATGCCACAAACAGCAAAGTGAAGCCACATTTCAGAAATCCAATACACAAGTCCAACCTCAAAAGGAAAAAGGTGAACTTCACAGAAGTACTCATCAAGCTGATCCATGATCCATCTATGGCCTAATCACATAATAACATGCAAAAAAGGCAAGAATAATTCTCAGACACCAACTATTTGTGAGtttgaatataaaaagtaaGAGTCAAATGGAAGTTATGGCAGAGATGAAAATAGCCAATCTTCTTTTCTAGCCACTGGACCGAGAGAGTGCATATCAGGATTTTCAGACATTGAATCAACAGTCGATAACATATGACATAAGTAGTAAAGCATAAAAGAGGGACCCAAAATACGAAGAAAATTGACCTCCTTTTACTGGCTGTTGTTATAGCATCCCGACATGAGGTGATTTTGTTCAGTCGGTACTCGGGATTTGTTCTTTACTTTTCTTGTGCTAGCTTGCATAATAGTTAACCGTCCAGACTACCTGCAAGGAGAAATTTGAGAAGTCCAGATAGATGCAACTCTAGAAACACCTTCCATGATTTATTTCATAAACCGTTGTCCATATACTAGAATGACCATATtggaaattttatcaaatttcagaGCTCTGagaatacaaaaaaagaaaggctaGGAAAAATGACAGAAAACAGTAGAAGAAGCTTTTCCCAAACCAAAGGGGGGACACAAATGGAAGTACGGCATTGGTAGAGCACCGTTAATGAGATCTATAACAAGCATTAAGGTCATTTACAGCCACATCCATCATTCCTATATCTGCATGCTATTTAGTTTTGTTGAACCCAATTTGTCATGCCAAAAAAGAAACCAAGACAACACAGATCAGGGCAAAAAATCATCAGATACAATGTTGTATGTCACTCAAGTGATCAGATTTCTCATTCCTAATAATTCATCAAACTTACAATTCAATATTCAAGAAATTAGAGTTAAAAGTACGAAACAGAAGCTCACCTTTCATAGCTCGAAGCTGGCAAAAGGAACCACATATCCTCTTTTTCTCCCAAAACTTAGCAGTTGGTATTTCTAATTTGCTCGTGGTCAATAATAACTCTCTCTACCCAGCGGTAGCATAAATACCCTGCctgaaaatttcaaaagatgCCCTTGGGAACTAtgataaaataactataaaacaATTATCTATAACAAATAccatattttatttcttcacCTGACGAAAACAAACTACAGAAGCATCATAATGCTCacatgaaattatttatttgcttatgCAATTGGACACAGGAACATGCTTTGATGTTTCAAATGGCTCCAATACAAACAAAATAGAAATGAAACacattaaaaagagaaagataagCGACCTAGCCCCTGGTGGGAGGACGATGACAGCGAACGACACTATAGTGGTGCGAGGACGATTACGGCGGTAAACGGTATGGAAGGCGTTGCCTTTTGTGTGTCTCCTTTGTCTCGGTAGCTCTCAATCGAACGACTCTTGCCGACACAACAATGGACGAGGACGATGCCGGCGAATGGGAGACGAATGTCGGTGAAAATGGTGGCCGGGATGGTAAGATGTGCATATGCCCTAGCTGCATTTTCAAACGTTTTCAAAGGGAAAGTGAGAAAACAAaaccgaaaccaaaaaaaataaaaggctttttgatagagaaaagaacaaaaaaaaaatagaaaagaaaaaatatagataagggtactttagtccaaacgggtaaaatattggttagtttttaaaaaaataaaaaaatttgttatttttctaaaatgcaattgtaaagtGGCTAGTTATCGAAAAAACCCTAGTTATTCCCCTACACTTTTAAccccttttttatcttttatttttttttattttttgaaataacttATGATATCTTTcttataaagaaataattaaaaaaataatactatgtttgaattaagaaaataagagaaaatagaAAGGAAAGCATTCAAATAAAACCAACTGCaatttatttctaatatatttatCTGATACCCTTTTTAATTGTTCTTTAGGAATCTCAAAGACAAATAAAAGATTTCTAAATCCACTTAAATCTACTTTCTAAGCGATTAGTCAGTTGATCGgccaaatttatgaaaataggAGAATCTATCCTTCGAATTGAAAGGGTCACTTTATTCTTTCCCATATTATGCGGCTATGTCTTTATCTAAAGGAGAGAGCTCGATGTCAGACAGCACTTTCCACAAGCATCCTCTTTTGTGTTTTCCTCCATATACTTGtctccaaattttattatacatgtatttatatatatatatatatatatatttgttctggttggaataaataatatgcgtctcaaaatttaattactatATTCAGAAAAGATATGGCTAATTGATCCGTttgtagaaaaattaaataaagttaCAATAAATTCGGCAATACCAAGGCTGCAAAACCACGTCAATGGGCGCCACTTATGTTTACTAGATTCTTCTTTATCACCGTCCCATGAGAAATACTTGCCCGACCAGTTTTGCTCTCTAATCAGATacttttctgtatttttttttttttaataaataaatttgtcgaCTTGGTGCTTAAAAACAGGAATCCTAAAACCCCTACAAATTGTCCTCTTCCCTCACCATCTTTCTTAGGATCTTGTTTAGAACCAAGACCACTTTACAGTGATGAAGATTAAACTACTTATTTGGCTCTTCTTCATCGTAGTATTCCTTGTTGCTACTGCATGTCAAAGCGCTTTCACCACAGAATCTGGAAATCATGCAACTTTGGAGCAGGAAAAACGGCTAAAGAGTAAGCACTTACAGATTTCTTTGTTCTAATGATTTTCTTTACCTTAAATCATCCGAATCCAAATAAGCATTTTCTATTCACCATATATTTGTGCAGATGGGTACGAAACAATTGGTGAATCTAGTAGAATAGACTATCAAGGAGCATATGAGACAGAGAATAATGAAGTTCATCCTTCGAGGATTTCTCGAAGAGCAAAGGCAATTTATGGAGGTGCCAATGACCTTAAGCGCCCTCGTACAGCCAAAAATGGATCGTCCTCTTTCCTTCTTAAGTCCAACCCCTTTATTGCTGTACTCAGGCATGTTGCAGCTGGATTGCTTGTTTCTGTTCTGCTGTTTTGACTCCATCTTTTGGTGATTGAGTTGCCTAAATACAAGTTTGGATTCTAGTTTTTGTTTTAGGCTTGTTATCTGTATTAATCAAACTGCCTCTGATTATCTCCATATAACTCAATAATCATGTACTGATTCACTACGAACAGTTGTAAAAGTGATCACATTTTCACTTTGATCATGGCAATGTTATGGCCATAGGAAACCAGGAAAAACCAATGAAACCGTATGACGCACTCCACGTGCTTTAATGCCTTGGATACCCGATGAAGTCATTCCAATTGGAAAAATGAAGCATCTGGAGCTGTGTTTTAGAAAACGCATTGCATAGGCATAAATGTTTTCTTTGTCGTAAAGCACGCTATTAGCAGCACAACATACCGATGCAGCAGTTGCTGTTTGGCTCCTATTACTTGCCGTTTAATACTCAAACATAAATTCGTGAGAAAGCAGCTGCACaactttgccttctccaaagagGAAGGGATTTCTTATATTACAATCTCTATTGCTGAAATCATTTTCTTATTGATTTTATCCATTAAACCAAGATTTACAGGATCAGTTCTTCCCCTTAAATGGTAAAAAAGAAATCTATGAAGGAAATCAGACAGAATTCATAAGGAACTATCCTGGCGATAGAAATTTACATATTATCTAGGTTTTATACATTGAACATGAGGAGGAGGGGGAATAATAGATTGTAAGTAACATATTTGTTAATGCACCATTCTTTGCCAAGAGGCCAGACTGCTTGTTTGCCATCACGGTGGCAACAGTGTGGCTGGTTCTGCTAAGGGTAATTCTGGATCAGCAGCCCGCAATCATGAATCAAAAGTCCCACATGCACGGAAATATCAGCACattcaattaaaagaaaaatgactTTGGCATCAGCATAGAGATACCTCAAAGCTAGATGTTCAAATTTTAAACCACTATCCCCCCCTCCCCCTCCTAGTGCCTTGAAACACTGTATTGATAGCATTATCTAGACCCAAAATTGGTGAATAAAAACCTAATGCCATAAGCCCTCAGCATCCCCTAACATCAGTACCGCTCCAGCTGGTACTATTCTCTAGTAGCCAAGTTGGCAATGCATATCCAATGCACACAAACGCATACATCACTATAGGTAGATACTCCATACAGTAATAACACACCCATGCTATCTTAAGATCAATGAGATTGCAACACCTATTTTATGCGACTTTACTCAAACTAGCCACCTTATAGCACACATTCACTCATGCAAGCATTTCAGAGTTAAATAGGTCAAAAAAAGTTATGCTTTACCAAGGCCGGTAAATTGTTCATGGGCAGCCAACATTAGCTAGACAAGTTAAAAGACAACTGCACAATTTATTACCAAAAgacaatttataaaataatctgGGCCATTGAATTTCTTGGTGGAAGAGAGTATAAGTCCAGCCAAAGcccctttttttcttgtttctttctttttttttcttttgttattttggCTAGGAGAAAGAGCTTTTCATTCAACAAAGTAAAACAGAAAGTGTCACAAATAACAAGTAACCTTCATCTAAATCCAAGGTGCCACCACAATCAATAACTTTccacagaaaagaaaaaaaaaaaaaaaaaaaaagcattgctaCCAGAAAAGTCAACACTGTCAATGGCAATGGCCTCAAAAAATCCGACTCCATGCCCACACTATAACACCCATAACATGGTCTAAACCTTTAAAGATGACAAGAAACACTGAAAATGCTATATGGCAATGCAACATATTTGACGTGTGTGAGTGGTCAATGAATTTTACAAGTTAGTGCATGACACCGCTTGTGCATAAAATTAGTTGTGATTTACTTAAATCTGTTACTGCTCCAAAAAATATCATGTATTTGAATTTGCCTTATTGTCAATGATATTTAGACATTAATAgaaacttaaaatttaaaacctaGGGATTCCATAAGAAACTCCACAAGCCACATTAGAAGGGGAatgggaaaaaataaatcaataaataaaatagttgaCATTCAAGACAATTGTAACAAGTGGCAGAGCTAAGGTAAAATACAATACCAATTTAGTATGCATACTTATacagaaatagaaaaagaataataaaaactacTCCCCCTTCAATTGAATATTGAAGGCAGGTCCACTGGATAAAACAACTACTTCCCTTAAAGTTCTTGATTGCCAAAAGATGTTTTACAAAATAGACAATAACAACCAAAATGTTAGCTCAAAAATACAGGTATCACTGAATAACTTTATCATGGAAAATTTAAGCAGTAAAATGGCTACAGCATCACCTTTTTAAAAGCTATACAGATCTATATATTCTCAGGACTTATGAGACCACAACAACTTGTTAACAAGCATTTTATATCCAGGTTTACCTGATTAAATGCGGAAAATGTCTGTTTGAAATCTCTCATCATACAACCGCCAGTGCCCATACCTCTCTGTATGAAAAACTGACCTTGGGATGTAAAAGTTTGGCTTTTTTATCTCCTTCAAGTTCGTAAGATTTGATGATGCATTTAGAATATCCCGGCTAGTCAAGTTTGCACACCCAAACAAATCCAAATACTCAAGATTCACACACCCTTCAGATATAAAAGCAAGGCCTTTGGACGATAACTTTAAAAACCGAATCTCAAGGTGCTTCAATTGAGGCATAAATTTCCCAATTGCATCAGCTTCTGAATCTCCATCTTGAGGACAAGCATTAAGATAATCATCAGGAACAACTCCAGAATGCTGGGAAGGATCTATCCAATTCATCAAGTTTCGTTTCAATATTTTAAGGTTTGGACAATTTCTTCCCATCAACACCAAAGACTCATGGGATATCTCATAGCAATAGCTAATGTCAACTTCCCTTAGCATGGGGCACCGAAAAGCTAAAGTTTCCATGGATGCATCAGTAACATTTGGGCAGCTCTTGATTGAAAGAACCTCAAGGTTCTGGCACCTTAAATCATAAGATAACAAGGCAAGTTTCAATGggtaaatttaaattccaacagACCACAAGAACCCAAGGAAAATCCAATCACAAAGGAAAGATGGGAGCTTATCCACTTCAAAAAAGTGATAATTGCATAGATGGAAGCTTGAAAATACAATTTTTCACAAACCTAAAGTTACATTGTCAAAAAGCAAACTCTACACCAGAACAAACAATTGGAAAAAGCATGAACATTTTATGCACAACACATTTTATGCACAACTTCGATGAACTTGAACGTATCACTACTATTCCAGTTCATCAAAGTTCAAACCTGAAAGTTCCAATTTTGGTGAATGATATCAAATCATCTAATCATCTCATAGCAATCAATAACAAAACttcaagcctttttttttttttttcttttcttttctttttctaaacatAATCCGACCACACAAAAAGCATAACAAAAAATTTCAGACCAAAAACgtaaaaaataaagcaacaCCCAATTTTCCTCATAAAAAACTAACCCCCCTTGCATAGAaaccaaacacaaaaaaagaaaataatcaaacaaattaaattatctGGGTGTTCTTAGATTGCTCATACTACCTTTCAGGCACGAAAGCAAGTGAGCGATTGGAGCAGTGCCTGGTGCGGATCTCCCTAATTGAGCCATCGCTCCATTCGGTGACAGATTGGAGTATTGAATCGACCCTCCTCTCGAACTCGGCAGACCACCAGCGAGTCGACTCGGTGGCAGATTCGAACAGCGTCTCGAGGTCGAAAACCGAGTGAAGAGACGAGTCCTTGCAAGCCTGAAGCCAGGACTTGCAGACCAACATGGGTCCTCGCCATCGGTGCTCCAGGGTGAGGCGAGCGAGGATGTTAATCAGGCACTCGTGTGTCAACTCAGCCCAGTCAGAACCGGATTGTGACTCGGTGTTCCCTTTTGTGGCGGTGTCCATTTTTGATTCAACTGTGTCTGAATTCGGTATCGGTTGAAATGTCTTGTGGTATGGTATGAATAATTCGGTCACTTTACAATCAAATAACTACTCTGATTGCGCCACCTGGCAGCGTTATCTGGCCTACTGGTaagcatccttttttttttttttttttttttttcgttttgagttgtacttttcttttttgagatAATTCTCATATGCActtttcattttatcttttttatttggctAACGATATTAACGAATAAATGGAGGGGACAACAAAGATAGGggactaattttttatttaatttagaagtAAATAGGATAGGGACTTTgtgggaaaagagaaaaaaggaaattcatgtaaaaaaacaatatatatatatatatatatatatagcggaCATGCTCGTAAAACACTAGTTGGTaaacctatttataatatataggaaaaaccgaaccaaaaaacaaaatatttcccATACCTTTCttattaattatcttatatTCATAATTGTATCATTATCTTTAcagtttaaattattttatttttattttattatttataatgtcAGTTAAATAatctcaaaatattaaaaaaagttggccaaaaaaaaaaaaaaacaccgacgacaataataataataataataatgcagtggaatatgtatttttttcccccttttttatgcattttaatAGTTAACATAGCATGCTAAaatgataatgaaaataaataagggTTAATACTAATTGCAGCCTTTAAAATTTGAGTAATATCAAATTTAGTGTTTGACTTTTTCAGACAATTCAACTATAGgttcaatattaaaattaatccgTTAAACCTAATAGCTAGAGGGAAAAATGATCTTTCTCATTTATAAATTAACccttaaatataatttgatatatttcgtaataaaacattttaaaaacaatataaaacagaataaaagatagaaaaaaaaaactaatttgaaagaaaaaaatctattttctttttatacacGTTAGTATTTGTTCTAaagtattattactattttttattaaaaaatacgtAATTGCGCAAGAGCTCTTCCATCACCAACAAGGTCTTATCCAAGAAGACATAATTGAGCAAAAAGAAGAAACTATGTAAGAAAAGTTTGCACTTTCATCGGCCTCACCGCTCTTTCTTCAACCTCTCCAACAACAAAGTTCATTCTATCTACCTTCTTGAAGCTTCTTATGGCAAACACCATTTGTGGCTCTTCCTATCTTAAACCCTCTCATCCGAGCCAAGGTTCCTCTTTACCTTCCTTAACATCGTGCGCTTTGATTACTCTAAAATTGCTGAAAATATGTGCTTCAATCGTCCTCAGGCATACTCTATAGGTGCAGTTTGAGGCAATGCATAAAGTGAGATGCTTTTCGTATAGAAAGTGGTTCTATCCTCAAGTCACTTGGAAGCTAATAGTTTCActtaacctttttttctttttctttttttttttttttttttgggtgtgtgtgtgtttgaaacttttttgttaatttctttAACCATCAACTAATATACACCCtatttggaaaaaacaaaaaaaaatctaccatcaaatttcaattttgtatgAAATTTATTTCTTGTAATATGGCTAATTAGagaggatttttcttttttttttttttttttttttgtgttttgtgtttttgggTAATTGTGTAAGAAGCAATGGAGCTACTATAAAGAGCACTACTTAGATGAAGTAAAGGAAAGGGGCAATGGAGCcgatttcttttccttccttttatTCAAATTGAAGGAGAAGAACCTTTTTCCACTGATTATTAATCCatggaaaataaagcaaattaacaaaataaggATACTTTCAATCATCAGAAAAATGGATCCTAGTATGCAACGTTTGGTAAATTCAGGGGGTGATTTCTTTTTAGAAGATGATTAGGCAGTCTCTTAAAAGTCCtagtttatttttgtattaatgtTGGAAATCCAAAAGACTTGTTCCAATTGAAAACTTTAACAAAAAAAGACTTCTTCTTGACTTAGTTAAGAAGTAATAAAGTGCCTTTATTTTTGTCGTTACAGGTCCTTCAGGCCCCATGGAACGGTTCCAATTATTGCACTAGTGAATATTGACCTATTTGATAAAGGTTTTCAAGTGGTATAGTAGAAACTAtcattttgcattttgttgaatttgacattgattAAGTTTAGTTATGATTTTGGTAATTTAATCAAGTtcgaattaatttgaaaataagaGGAGACGATAATGTATTTCAATTTGCCATCTTGGCCAAATTAGGGAAGACGATGAAAAGGATAAGAGAAGAGAAAGatgagaggaaagagaaaatttgtttttttaacaaaatacaataatttaattttattatattatattgctatttgtatatattttaaatttaattttctaagaaTAAAAGCAGTTTCAATGATCGTGTATGAGAGAGATAAACAAATTTCAAACACTGTTATAAAGTAAGGCTTCAGTTGAATTATCAGAAAGTCAAAAGCTAAATTTGACATTAGCTAAATTTTAGGGGCTACTGTTGTTATTAAccctaaaagtaaatataaatataatactaaaatttacatgaaaatttggATATCACCCCCCATCCTATCCTCCGCAATTTAGACTCTTAGAGATCATAGTTCAAACTACCATATAAAAGGTCCAAAAGCGCAAGactattaaatgaaaaaaaaaatgttactatttctctctctctctctctctctttctatctctctctctctctctctctctctcttttacccTCTCTCCCCCAAATCCCTCACTCTCTCTACTAAAGCTCACTTACCTTCACTTAGACtgcttgctttttctttttagtgtgTGTTCCCAT includes the following:
- the LOC107426651 gene encoding uncharacterized protein LOC107426651 codes for the protein MKIKLLIWLFFIVVFLVATACQSAFTTESGNHATLEQEKRLKNGYETIGESSRIDYQGAYETENNEVHPSRISRRAKAIYGGANDLKRPRTAKNGSSSFLLKSNPFIAVLRHVAAGLLVSVLLF
- the LOC107426635 gene encoding F-box protein SKIP1, which encodes MDTATKGNTESQSGSDWAELTHECLINILARLTLEHRWRGPMLVCKSWLQACKDSSLHSVFDLETLFESATESTRWWSAEFERRVDSILQSVTEWSDGSIREIRTRHCSNRSLAFVPERCQNLEVLSIKSCPNVTDASMETLAFRCPMLREVDISYCYEISHESLVLMGRNCPNLKILKRNLMNWIDPSQHSGVVPDDYLNACPQDGDSEADAIGKFMPQLKHLEIRFLKLSSKGLAFISEGCVNLEYLDLFGCANLTSRDILNASSNLTNLKEIKKPNFYIPRSVFHTERYGHWRLYDERFQTDIFRI